One genomic region from Streptomyces sp. NBC_00582 encodes:
- a CDS encoding N-acyl homoserine lactonase family protein translates to MSASLADDTYEVLIVRYASRTTTRGQVFLNHHLYGEPDGPIGMDYYVWIVRNERRTIVVDTGYSELGGRNRNRGHLIHPGEAFSRLGVEPAEATVVLTHAHYDHAGNVDLFQDSQVIVPRTEFDFWTGDCARRFQFHHTVEETEIDHLRTVHKQGRMVFHHGHKEIAPGVELIELGGHSPGQAILTVNTSEGLVLLASDATHYYEELERDLPFLVVADLEAMYRGFDHMNQLIADRDAILVPGHDPAVLDRHRRLDGPMGEFVAVIGGAPNGRLNGVQSGGTA, encoded by the coding sequence GTGAGCGCATCACTCGCCGACGACACGTACGAGGTGCTCATCGTGCGGTACGCCTCCCGTACGACGACCCGTGGTCAGGTCTTCCTCAACCACCACCTGTACGGCGAGCCGGACGGTCCCATCGGGATGGACTACTACGTCTGGATCGTGCGCAACGAGCGACGCACGATCGTCGTCGACACCGGCTACAGCGAGCTCGGCGGGCGCAACCGGAACCGGGGTCACCTCATCCATCCCGGGGAGGCGTTCAGCCGCCTGGGGGTCGAGCCGGCCGAGGCCACCGTGGTCCTCACCCACGCCCACTACGACCACGCGGGCAACGTGGACCTGTTCCAGGACTCCCAAGTGATCGTGCCGCGGACCGAGTTCGACTTCTGGACCGGCGACTGCGCGCGCCGCTTCCAGTTCCACCACACCGTGGAAGAGACCGAGATCGACCATCTGCGGACCGTCCACAAGCAGGGCCGCATGGTCTTCCACCACGGCCACAAGGAGATCGCCCCCGGTGTGGAGCTGATCGAGCTGGGCGGCCACTCGCCCGGACAGGCGATCCTCACCGTCAACACCAGCGAGGGCCTGGTGCTGCTCGCCTCCGACGCCACGCACTACTACGAGGAGTTGGAGCGCGACCTGCCGTTCCTGGTCGTGGCCGACCTCGAGGCGATGTACCGGGGATTCGACCACATGAACCAGCTCATCGCGGACCGCGACGCGATCCTCGTCCCCGGCCACGACCCGGCCGTGCTCGACCGCCACCGGCGGCTCGACGGCCCGATGGGCGAGTTCGTCGCGGTCATCGGAGGCGCGCCGAATGGCCGCCTCAACGGTGTTCAGAGCGGAGGAACGGCATGA